The following are encoded together in the Streptomyces asoensis genome:
- a CDS encoding MFS transporter, giving the protein MTALSGLLHLVWFFTFANSGGDLAAQDAWAEFVGRHPDSAYNLAWYGGMHPVSYSMVSPYLMSLLGVRTTMMIAGTLSAGLLTLILLRCRPVKNPLWPALAGVFALLCNAASGRVTFGLGNMFALGAVAVVFCWPYRWRYKRWAKALCAAPLAALATMGSPVAGLFVGLVAAALFLQKRRPGAWALGLAPTAVVALSAWLFPFSGTQPMSFGSASLPLLCAVAVFAVVPRDWRTVRITSAVYGLGVLLVWLISSQIGSNITRLAMLFTGVVLMAALPFAVPRSRRWYVTVLAFVGFVGWIGFKSVDDVVRTTPAASWARELAPLVNELQGVGAEKGRVEVVPARSHREASALAPYVNLARGWNRQADMERNPLFYDDTLNSANYHEWLQRWAVHFVVVPKEALDGDGGERERQLVQRGLPYLEQIWGDANWQLFKVTDPASLAEPNAVVQRAEQGEMTIDVRRAGRILIRIPYSPWLSVVDAEGKSLKPPQETQASKDRSEGEPKTYENVNGCLFETEEDTEGDKWTVLLAPKAGTYRLAAPYQLPRGTPCPDELKQQP; this is encoded by the coding sequence ATGACGGCGCTGTCCGGCCTCCTGCACCTCGTCTGGTTCTTCACGTTCGCGAACAGCGGTGGCGATCTCGCGGCGCAGGACGCCTGGGCCGAGTTCGTCGGCCGGCACCCCGACTCCGCGTACAACCTCGCCTGGTACGGCGGCATGCACCCGGTGTCGTACAGCATGGTGTCGCCGTACCTGATGTCCCTGCTCGGCGTCCGGACGACGATGATGATCGCCGGGACGCTCTCGGCGGGCCTGCTCACCCTGATCCTGCTGCGCTGCCGTCCGGTGAAGAACCCGCTGTGGCCGGCGCTGGCGGGGGTCTTCGCGCTGCTGTGCAACGCGGCCTCGGGGCGGGTGACGTTCGGCCTCGGCAACATGTTCGCGCTGGGCGCGGTCGCCGTCGTGTTCTGCTGGCCGTACCGCTGGCGCTACAAGCGGTGGGCCAAGGCCCTGTGCGCCGCGCCGCTGGCCGCGCTCGCCACGATGGGCTCACCGGTGGCCGGGCTCTTCGTGGGGCTGGTGGCCGCCGCGCTGTTCCTTCAGAAGCGGCGGCCGGGCGCCTGGGCGCTCGGGCTCGCGCCGACGGCCGTGGTCGCCCTGTCCGCCTGGCTGTTCCCCTTCTCCGGGACCCAGCCGATGTCCTTCGGCTCGGCGTCGCTGCCGCTGCTGTGCGCGGTGGCCGTCTTCGCGGTCGTCCCGCGCGACTGGAGGACGGTGCGGATCACGTCGGCCGTGTACGGGCTCGGCGTGCTGCTGGTGTGGCTGATCAGCTCGCAGATCGGGTCGAACATCACGCGGCTCGCGATGCTGTTCACGGGTGTGGTGCTGATGGCCGCGCTGCCGTTCGCCGTGCCGCGCAGCCGCCGGTGGTACGTGACCGTCCTGGCGTTCGTCGGGTTCGTGGGCTGGATCGGTTTCAAGTCGGTCGACGACGTGGTGCGTACGACTCCGGCGGCCTCCTGGGCGCGCGAGCTGGCGCCGCTGGTCAACGAGCTCCAGGGGGTCGGCGCGGAGAAGGGCCGGGTGGAGGTCGTCCCGGCCCGCTCGCACCGCGAGGCGTCCGCGCTCGCGCCGTACGTCAACCTCGCCCGGGGCTGGAACCGCCAGGCCGACATGGAGCGCAACCCGCTCTTCTACGACGACACCCTCAACTCGGCCAACTACCACGAGTGGCTTCAGCGGTGGGCCGTGCACTTCGTGGTCGTGCCGAAGGAGGCGCTGGACGGCGACGGGGGCGAGCGGGAGCGGCAGCTGGTGCAGCGCGGGCTGCCGTACCTGGAGCAGATCTGGGGCGACGCCAACTGGCAGCTGTTCAAGGTCACCGACCCGGCCTCGCTCGCCGAGCCGAACGCGGTGGTGCAGCGCGCCGAGCAGGGCGAGATGACGATCGACGTGCGCAGGGCGGGCCGGATCCTGATCCGGATCCCGTACTCGCCGTGGCTGAGCGTCGTCGACGCCGAGGGCAAGAGCCTGAAGCCGCCGCAGGAGACGCAGGCGTCCAAGGACCGGTCCGAGGGGGAGCCGAAGACGTACGAGAACGTCAACGGGTGCCTGTTCGAGACGGAGGAGGACACCGAGGGCGACAAGTGGACGGTGCTGCTCGCGCCGAAGGCGGGGACGTACCGGCTGGCGGCGCCCTACCAGCTGCCCCGGGGTACGCCGTGCCCGGACGAGCTGAAGCAGCAGCCGTGA
- a CDS encoding sodium:solute symporter family protein produces MNGLDWAVLIGYFGVMVAIGVWSHKRVDDVSDFFTAGGKMPWWLSGISHHMSGYSAVMFTGYAGIAYTYGVTSFITWSFPIALGIAIGSKLFAPRINRLRSRLHVASPLEYLKNRYDLKTQQALAWSGMLLKIVDVGAKWAAIATLLSVFTGLSLNQGILITGAITAVYCTIGGLWADALTELGQFVIQLLAGVAMFVAVVLKLNDKGIGFLDAWDQPALEGHDKPLVAQYGTVFLLAFLFIKLFEYNGGMLNQAQRYMATATPKEAERSARLSAVLWLVWPVVLFFPMWMSPLLVTSNKPDGSDSYALMTEQLLPHGLLGLVIVGFFSHTMAMCSSDANAIASVFTRDCAPVIWSRARAWNQRSGLIAARVTTVVFLGLSMAAATQVNSPAFKDIITVVIKWVAGLMGPMAIPMMLGLLRPFRRSGPTAALTSWAMGLLAFWLVNYPINWNVDGGVPLQYQVSIPLAVSLVLYILIGFLKPEDTPERLAIIERINTDGDGDAGSAAAAVPEPRDTAEGTPIGSSGGV; encoded by the coding sequence ATGAACGGTCTCGACTGGGCCGTGCTCATCGGCTATTTCGGCGTGATGGTCGCCATCGGTGTCTGGTCGCACAAGCGCGTCGACGACGTGAGCGACTTCTTCACCGCCGGCGGCAAGATGCCGTGGTGGCTGTCGGGCATCTCGCACCACATGTCGGGCTACAGCGCGGTGATGTTCACCGGGTACGCGGGCATCGCCTACACCTACGGCGTGACCTCGTTCATCACGTGGTCCTTCCCCATCGCGCTGGGGATCGCGATCGGCTCCAAGCTGTTCGCGCCGCGCATCAACCGGCTGCGGTCGCGACTGCACGTCGCCTCGCCGCTGGAGTACCTGAAGAACCGCTACGACCTCAAGACACAGCAGGCGCTCGCCTGGTCCGGGATGCTGCTGAAGATCGTCGACGTCGGCGCCAAGTGGGCCGCCATCGCCACCCTGTTGTCGGTCTTCACCGGGCTCTCCCTCAACCAGGGCATCCTGATCACCGGCGCGATCACGGCCGTCTACTGCACCATCGGCGGTCTGTGGGCCGACGCGCTGACCGAACTCGGCCAGTTCGTCATCCAGTTGCTGGCCGGTGTCGCGATGTTCGTCGCCGTCGTGCTGAAACTGAACGACAAGGGCATCGGGTTCCTCGACGCCTGGGACCAGCCGGCGCTCGAAGGCCACGACAAGCCCCTGGTGGCGCAGTACGGCACGGTGTTCCTCCTCGCGTTCCTCTTCATCAAGCTCTTCGAGTACAACGGCGGCATGCTCAACCAGGCCCAGCGGTACATGGCCACCGCCACCCCGAAGGAGGCCGAGCGGTCGGCGCGGCTGTCGGCGGTGCTGTGGCTGGTCTGGCCCGTCGTGCTGTTCTTCCCGATGTGGATGTCGCCGCTGCTGGTGACGTCGAACAAGCCGGACGGCTCCGACTCCTACGCCCTGATGACCGAACAGCTGCTGCCGCACGGCCTGCTGGGCCTGGTCATCGTCGGCTTCTTCTCCCACACGATGGCCATGTGCTCCTCGGACGCCAACGCCATCGCCTCCGTCTTCACCCGGGACTGCGCGCCCGTGATCTGGTCCCGGGCACGGGCGTGGAACCAGCGGTCGGGGCTGATCGCGGCGCGTGTGACGACCGTCGTCTTCCTCGGCCTGTCCATGGCGGCGGCCACCCAGGTCAACTCCCCCGCGTTCAAGGACATCATCACCGTCGTCATCAAGTGGGTGGCCGGTCTGATGGGGCCGATGGCGATCCCGATGATGCTGGGTCTGCTGCGCCCGTTCCGCCGCTCCGGCCCGACGGCCGCGCTCACCAGCTGGGCGATGGGCCTGCTGGCCTTCTGGCTGGTCAACTACCCGATCAACTGGAACGTCGACGGCGGGGTGCCGCTCCAGTACCAGGTGTCCATCCCGCTGGCGGTGTCGCTGGTCCTCTACATCCTCATCGGCTTCCTCAAGCCCGAGGACACCCCGGAGCGCCTCGCGATCATCGAGCGGATCAACACGGACGGGGACGGCGACGCGGGCTCGGCGGCCGCGGCGGTCCCGGAGCCGCGGGACACGGCCGAGGGGACACCCATCGGCTCGTCCGGGGGCGTCTGA
- a CDS encoding SDR family oxidoreductase translates to MSLLEGRTVVVSGVGAGLGHQVAAAVVRDGGNAVLGARTEANLAKSAAGIDPEGTRTAYRVTDITDERSCEALAGLARERFGGIDAVVNVAAWDSCFGGVEDADFTTWQSVIDVNLLGTLRMTRACLAGLKASAGSVVFIGTQSAVAAPSQVRQAAYAASKGALTSAMYSLAREWGPHGIRVNTVLPGWMWGPPVQAYVQFTAQTEGVSQEEVLGRLAGRMALPRLATDADVADAAVFLASDRARAITGQSLLVNAGELMH, encoded by the coding sequence ATGTCACTGCTCGAGGGCAGGACCGTCGTCGTCTCGGGAGTCGGTGCCGGTCTGGGTCACCAGGTCGCCGCCGCGGTCGTACGGGACGGCGGGAACGCCGTGCTGGGGGCGCGGACCGAGGCGAACCTGGCGAAGAGCGCGGCCGGGATCGATCCGGAGGGGACGCGCACGGCGTACCGGGTCACCGACATCACCGACGAGCGGAGCTGCGAGGCGCTCGCGGGGCTGGCGCGCGAGCGGTTCGGGGGGATCGACGCGGTGGTGAACGTGGCGGCCTGGGACTCCTGCTTCGGCGGGGTGGAGGACGCCGACTTCACGACCTGGCAGTCGGTGATCGACGTGAACCTGCTGGGGACGCTGCGGATGACGCGTGCGTGCCTGGCCGGGCTGAAGGCGAGCGCCGGGTCGGTGGTGTTCATCGGGACCCAGTCCGCCGTGGCGGCGCCCTCGCAGGTGCGGCAGGCGGCGTACGCGGCCTCCAAGGGGGCGCTGACCAGCGCCATGTACTCGCTGGCCAGGGAGTGGGGGCCGCACGGGATCAGGGTCAACACCGTGCTCCCGGGCTGGATGTGGGGGCCGCCGGTACAGGCGTACGTCCAGTTCACGGCGCAGACGGAAGGGGTGTCGCAGGAGGAGGTGCTGGGACGGCTCGCCGGGCGGATGGCGCTGCCCCGGCTGGCGACGGACGCGGACGTGGCGGACGCCGCGGTGTTCCTTGCGTCGGACCGGGCCCGGGCGATCACCGGACAATCGCTGCTGGTCAACGCGGGGGAGCTGATGCACTGA